One Numenius arquata chromosome 10, bNumArq3.hap1.1, whole genome shotgun sequence DNA segment encodes these proteins:
- the ADO gene encoding 2-aminoethanethiol dioxygenase → MPRDNMASLIQRVARQARITFRSPAGPAFGENLHRLQQLLDEVRAEDLHLAPRGPSAAAAAAAGGGLPWSGVVPPVSYMHICETESFSMGVFLLRSGACIPLHDHPGMNGMLKVLYGTLRIACMDTLPPAAATAAATAPPPPAAAAAGGPCHRALFRSRQHYTPASPPCLLSPHTDNLHQIDAVDGPAAFLDILAPPYDPQHGRDCHYYRLLEGPAAGAEPSGLPREVWLMETPQAPDFWCGGEPYPGPRVCL, encoded by the coding sequence ATGCCCCGGGACAACATGGCCTCCTTGATCCAGCGGGTGGCGCGGCAGGCGCGGATCACCTTCCGCAGCCCGGCGGGGCCGGCCTTCGGCGAGAACCTGCAccggctgcagcagctgctggacgAGGTGCGCGCCGAGGACTTGCACTTGGCGCCGCGGGGGccgtcggcggcggcggcggcggcggcgggcgggggtcTGCCGTGGTCCGGTGTGGTGCCGCCCGTCAGCTACATGCACATCTGCGAGACGGAGAGCTTCAGCATGGGGGTCTTCCTGCTGCGGAGCGGCGCCTGCATCCCGCTGCACGACCACCCGGGCATGAACGGTATGCTGAAGGTGCTCTACGGCACGCTGCGCATCGCCTGCATGGAcacgctgccccccgccgccgccaccgccgccgccacagccccgccgccccccgccgccgccgccgccggcgggcccTGCCACCGCGCCCTGTTCCGCTCCCGCCAGCACTACACGCCGGCCTCTCCGCCCTGCCTGCTCTCGCCGCACACCGACAACCTCCACCAGATCGACGCCGTGGACGGGCCCGCCGCTTTCCTCGACATCCTGGCGCCGCCCTACGACCCCCAGCACGGCCGGGACTGCCACTACTACCGCCTTCTGGAGGGGCCGGCGGCCGGCGCCGAGCCCAGCGGGCTGCCGCGGGAGGTCTGGCTGATGGAGACCCCGCAGGCCCCCGACTTCTGGTGCGGGGGAGAGCCCTACCCCGGACCCCGCGTCTGCCTCTGA